Proteins encoded by one window of Flavobacterium sp. N502540:
- a CDS encoding helix-turn-helix transcriptional regulator — translation MSQNKNALIRYKTIDKCLQNKYRQWTLDDLIECCSDALFEYEGRANPISKRTIQMDIQLMRSEKLGYNAPIVVYDKKYYKYEDDEFTITDIPLTETDMNVLTETVSMLKQFKDFSLFNDVSDILQRLEDKIYAEKSHTKPVIYLDKNEKLKGLHYLDEIYQAIIKKVALVITYKSFKSQEESKFHFHPFILKEFNNRWFLVGKKKSSQPITNLALDRIISIDYDFNIPYLEENFDAELFYKNVIGVTVNTGLQPKKIELWIDATNAPYVITKPLHHTQRLIKENDDKSIIVHLFISPNYEMERMLLGFGDGIEIIKPENLRNRVKAILQKAISRYEPENAIELKP, via the coding sequence ATGTCACAAAACAAAAATGCCTTAATTCGGTACAAAACAATAGACAAATGTCTTCAAAACAAATACCGGCAATGGACTTTAGACGACTTAATTGAATGTTGCTCTGATGCTTTGTTTGAATACGAAGGCCGTGCCAACCCCATCAGCAAGCGAACCATTCAGATGGATATTCAGCTCATGCGAAGTGAAAAACTGGGGTACAATGCCCCCATTGTGGTATATGATAAAAAGTACTATAAATACGAAGACGACGAATTCACCATAACCGATATACCCTTAACCGAAACGGACATGAATGTGCTCACCGAGACCGTTTCGATGTTAAAGCAGTTTAAAGATTTCTCTCTCTTTAATGATGTATCCGATATTCTACAGCGTTTGGAGGATAAAATCTACGCCGAAAAATCGCATACTAAACCCGTTATCTATCTCGACAAAAATGAAAAACTAAAAGGACTTCATTATCTGGATGAGATTTATCAGGCCATCATCAAAAAGGTGGCTTTGGTTATTACCTATAAATCGTTTAAATCTCAGGAAGAAAGCAAATTTCATTTTCACCCTTTTATTTTAAAGGAATTCAATAACCGTTGGTTTTTGGTAGGAAAGAAAAAAAGCTCACAACCGATTACCAATTTAGCCCTGGACAGAATTATATCCATAGATTACGATTTCAACATTCCCTATTTAGAAGAAAACTTTGATGCAGAGCTCTTTTATAAAAACGTAATTGGGGTAACCGTTAATACAGGTTTACAACCCAAAAAAATCGAACTTTGGATAGACGCAACCAACGCTCCTTATGTGATAACCAAACCTCTGCATCATACACAGCGGCTCATTAAAGAAAATGACGACAAAAGTATTATCGTTCACTTGTTCATTTCTCCAAATTACGAAATGGAACGTATGCTTTTAGGATTTGGCGACGGGATCGAAATCATCAAACCTGAAAATCTAAGAAATAGAGTAAAAGCTATACTTCAAAAGGCAATTTCAAGGTATGAACCCGAAAACGCCATTGAATTAAAGCCATAA
- a CDS encoding four helix bundle protein yields the protein MVSYLGSKNMRHNYKNLKIWQLGITIANEISDILIEFPKHERYDLSSQISRCSVSMPSNIAEGSSRTDKSFSHFLDISLGSSFELITQLLIATHRKYINEKQFNQLEIKIEEFQRMTMSFQNGLK from the coding sequence ATGGTTTCTTATCTTGGCTCGAAAAACATGAGGCATAATTACAAGAACTTGAAGATTTGGCAACTCGGAATTACAATCGCTAATGAAATTTCAGATATATTAATAGAGTTTCCGAAACACGAAAGATACGATTTGAGTTCTCAGATTAGCAGATGTTCAGTTTCTATGCCTAGTAATATTGCTGAAGGTTCTTCAAGAACTGATAAATCTTTCAGTCATTTTTTAGACATTTCTCTCGGTTCTTCATTTGAATTAATTACACAACTATTAATTGCAACACATAGAAAGTATATAAACGAAAAACAATTTAACCAATTAGAAATTAAAATAGAAGAATTTCAAAGAATGACAATGAGTTTTCAAAACGGACTGAAGTAA
- a CDS encoding MarR family winged helix-turn-helix transcriptional regulator: MKEKTIDYILRATWQAVSRMYNEEAAKYDATMATGFALLSIDKEEGTPSTALGPRMGMEATSLTRTLKSMEDKGLIVRKKNPTDGRGVLIYLTEFGKEKRDLSKNTVLKFNETVRKHVSDEKLNHFIEVSEIINELIQDKNIFNQTEKSENE, encoded by the coding sequence ATGAAAGAGAAAACAATAGATTATATTCTGCGTGCTACATGGCAAGCTGTATCAAGAATGTACAATGAAGAGGCTGCTAAGTACGATGCCACAATGGCTACCGGGTTTGCCCTTTTGAGTATAGATAAGGAAGAAGGAACCCCATCGACAGCTTTGGGGCCCCGAATGGGCATGGAAGCCACAAGTCTTACCAGAACATTGAAATCTATGGAAGATAAAGGTTTGATTGTTCGCAAAAAAAACCCAACTGATGGTCGTGGTGTTTTGATTTACCTGACTGAATTTGGAAAAGAAAAAAGAGATTTATCTAAAAATACGGTTCTGAAATTTAATGAAACGGTAAGAAAACATGTTTCTGATGAGAAACTAAACCATTTTATCGAGGTTTCTGAAATCATAAACGAATTAATTCAGGATAAGAACATATTCAATCAAACAGAAAAATCAGAAAATGAATAA
- a CDS encoding thiolase family protein encodes MKTAYIVKAYRTAVGKAPKGVFRFKRPDELAAETIQFMMDELPDFDKKRIDDVMVGNAMPEAEQGLNVGRLISLMGLKVEDVPGVTVNRYCASGLETIGMATAKIQSGMADCIIAGGAESMSYIPMGGYKPTPDYKVAAAGHEDYYWGMGLTAEAVANQYKISREDQDEFAYNSHMKALKAQAEGKFDKQIVPITVEQTFINENGKKETKSYVVNKDEGPRAGTTKEALAGLRPVFAADGSVTAGNSSQMSDGAAFVLIMSEEMVKELNLEPIARLVNFASSGVEPRIMGIGPVKAIPKALKQAGLTLNDIELIELNEAFASQALAVTRELNINPEIVNVNGGAISLGHPLGCTGAKLSVQLFDEMKRRGNKYGIVSMCVGTGQGSAGIYEVL; translated from the coding sequence ATGAAAACAGCATATATAGTAAAAGCATATAGAACCGCAGTTGGAAAAGCTCCAAAAGGGGTTTTCAGATTCAAAAGACCTGATGAATTAGCGGCTGAAACCATTCAGTTTATGATGGATGAACTGCCTGATTTTGACAAAAAGCGCATCGATGACGTTATGGTAGGAAATGCCATGCCGGAAGCAGAGCAAGGTCTTAACGTTGGACGCTTGATCTCGTTAATGGGATTAAAAGTAGAAGACGTTCCCGGAGTTACAGTAAACCGTTATTGTGCATCCGGATTAGAAACTATCGGAATGGCAACTGCTAAAATTCAATCCGGAATGGCAGATTGTATCATCGCTGGTGGTGCAGAAAGTATGAGTTATATTCCGATGGGAGGTTACAAACCAACTCCGGACTATAAAGTGGCTGCTGCAGGTCATGAGGATTATTACTGGGGAATGGGTTTAACTGCTGAAGCGGTTGCCAATCAATACAAAATCTCCAGAGAAGATCAGGATGAGTTTGCTTACAACTCTCATATGAAAGCGCTGAAAGCACAAGCAGAAGGAAAATTTGACAAACAAATCGTTCCGATTACTGTTGAACAGACTTTCATCAATGAAAATGGTAAAAAAGAAACAAAATCATACGTTGTAAATAAAGACGAAGGTCCAAGAGCAGGAACAACTAAAGAAGCTTTAGCAGGTTTAAGACCCGTTTTCGCAGCAGACGGAAGTGTAACTGCCGGTAACTCGTCTCAAATGAGTGACGGTGCTGCTTTTGTTTTAATCATGAGCGAAGAAATGGTAAAAGAATTAAATCTGGAGCCAATTGCACGTTTGGTAAACTTTGCTTCTTCTGGTGTCGAGCCAAGAATCATGGGTATCGGACCTGTAAAAGCAATTCCGAAAGCCTTGAAACAAGCAGGATTAACATTAAATGATATCGAATTAATCGAGTTGAATGAAGCTTTTGCTTCTCAGGCTTTAGCAGTTACCCGCGAATTAAACATCAACCCGGAAATCGTAAACGTAAACGGTGGAGCCATTTCATTAGGACACCCACTGGGTTGTACAGGAGCTAAACTTTCTGTTCAGTTATTCGACGAAATGAAACGCAGAGGTAATAAATACGGAATCGTAAGTATGTGTGTAGGTACCGGACAAGGTTCTGCAGGGATTTACGAGGTGTTGTAA
- a CDS encoding 3-hydroxyacyl-CoA dehydrogenase/enoyl-CoA hydratase family protein produces the protein MKRTIKKVAVIGSGIMGSGIACHFANIGVEVLLLDIVPRELTEAEAKKGLTLESKAVRNRVVNEHLANSLKSKPSPIYSQKFANRITTGNTTDDMAKIANVDWIIEVVVERLDIKKLVFEQIEQFRKPGTLVTSNTSGIPIHFMSEGRSEDFQQHFCGTHFFNPARYLKLFEIIPGPKTSTEVLDFLNEYGSKFLGKTSVVAKDTPAFIGNRIGIYGIQSLFHLVKEMGLTIEEVDKLTGPVIGRPKSATFRTVDVVGLDTLVHVANGIYENCPIDEQHELFKLPDFINKMMENNWLGSKTGQGFYKKVDKDILSLDLDTLEYRTAKKANFATLELTKTIDKPINRFKVLVKGTDKAGEFYRKSFAGMFAYVSNRIPEISDELYKIDDAMKAGFGWENGPFEIWDAIGVAKGIEIMKAEGLAPAAWVTEMLASGSDSFYSVKEGATFFYNIPTKSQTKVPGQDSFIILNNIRESKKVWSNSGAIIEDLGDGILNLEFQSKMNTIGGDVLQAINKAIDLSEKEYQGLVIGNQAANFSVGANIGMIFMMAVEQEYDELNMAIKLFQDTMMRVRYSSIPVIVAPHGMTFGGGCEMSLHADKVVAAAETYMGLVEFGVGVLPGGGGSKEMALRASDLFRKNDVELNVLQEYFLTIAMAKVSTSGYEAFDTGLLQHGKDIIVVNKDRQIAEAKKHALLMAEAGYTQPIRRTDVKVLGKQALGMFLVGTDQMQAGKYISEHDRKIANKLAYVMAGGDLSEATLVSEQYLLDIEREAFLSLCTERKTLERIQYMLTKGKPLRN, from the coding sequence ATGAAACGCACAATTAAAAAAGTCGCTGTAATTGGATCCGGAATTATGGGTTCGGGAATAGCTTGCCATTTTGCCAATATTGGTGTTGAAGTTTTACTGCTTGACATCGTACCACGCGAGTTGACAGAAGCTGAAGCTAAAAAAGGATTAACGCTTGAAAGTAAAGCTGTTCGCAACCGAGTAGTAAATGAGCATCTGGCGAATTCATTAAAATCAAAACCATCTCCTATTTACAGTCAAAAATTCGCAAACCGAATTACCACTGGAAATACGACTGATGATATGGCAAAAATTGCCAATGTTGATTGGATTATTGAAGTAGTTGTGGAGCGTCTGGATATTAAAAAACTGGTATTCGAACAAATCGAGCAATTCCGTAAACCGGGAACTTTGGTTACTTCTAATACTTCCGGTATTCCAATTCACTTCATGAGTGAAGGAAGAAGCGAAGATTTCCAACAACACTTCTGCGGAACTCACTTTTTTAACCCTGCGCGTTACTTAAAGTTATTTGAAATTATTCCTGGTCCAAAAACTTCAACTGAAGTATTGGATTTCTTAAACGAATACGGATCTAAATTCTTAGGAAAAACTTCGGTTGTTGCTAAAGATACTCCGGCGTTTATTGGAAACAGAATTGGTATTTACGGAATCCAAAGTTTATTCCACTTAGTAAAAGAAATGGGATTAACGATCGAAGAAGTGGATAAATTGACCGGACCAGTAATTGGCCGTCCAAAATCGGCTACTTTCCGTACGGTTGACGTGGTTGGATTGGATACTTTGGTACACGTTGCTAACGGTATTTACGAAAACTGCCCAATAGACGAACAACACGAATTGTTTAAACTTCCGGATTTCATCAACAAAATGATGGAAAATAATTGGTTAGGAAGTAAAACTGGGCAAGGTTTCTACAAAAAAGTAGACAAAGATATTCTTTCTTTAGACTTAGATACCTTAGAATACCGTACTGCCAAAAAAGCAAATTTTGCTACACTTGAACTAACAAAAACTATCGATAAACCAATCAATCGTTTTAAAGTTTTAGTAAAAGGAACTGACAAAGCGGGAGAATTCTACCGTAAGAGTTTCGCCGGAATGTTTGCTTACGTTTCCAACAGAATTCCTGAAATCTCAGACGAATTATACAAAATTGACGATGCCATGAAAGCTGGTTTTGGATGGGAAAATGGTCCATTCGAAATCTGGGATGCTATTGGTGTTGCAAAAGGAATTGAAATCATGAAAGCCGAAGGTTTAGCGCCTGCTGCCTGGGTTACTGAAATGTTAGCTTCCGGAAGTGATAGTTTCTATTCTGTAAAAGAAGGAGCAACTTTCTTCTATAATATTCCAACAAAATCACAAACTAAAGTTCCTGGACAAGATTCATTCATTATCCTGAACAACATTCGTGAAAGCAAAAAAGTTTGGAGCAATAGTGGCGCTATTATCGAAGATTTAGGAGACGGAATCTTAAACTTAGAATTCCAGTCTAAAATGAATACTATTGGTGGCGATGTACTTCAGGCTATCAATAAAGCGATCGATTTATCTGAAAAAGAATACCAAGGTTTAGTGATTGGAAATCAGGCAGCGAATTTCTCTGTTGGAGCTAATATCGGAATGATTTTCATGATGGCAGTGGAGCAAGAATACGATGAATTGAACATGGCGATCAAATTGTTCCAGGACACGATGATGCGCGTTCGTTATTCTTCGATTCCGGTTATTGTAGCGCCTCACGGAATGACTTTTGGCGGTGGATGCGAAATGAGCTTACATGCTGATAAAGTGGTTGCTGCTGCTGAAACTTACATGGGATTAGTGGAATTTGGTGTTGGTGTACTTCCTGGTGGTGGTGGATCTAAAGAAATGGCTTTAAGAGCTTCTGATTTATTCCGTAAAAATGACGTTGAATTAAACGTTCTTCAGGAATATTTCCTGACTATCGCTATGGCTAAAGTTTCGACTTCTGGTTATGAAGCTTTTGATACCGGACTTTTGCAACACGGAAAAGATATTATCGTAGTCAACAAAGACCGTCAGATTGCAGAAGCTAAAAAACATGCTTTGTTAATGGCTGAAGCAGGTTATACGCAACCTATCAGAAGAACGGATGTAAAAGTATTAGGAAAACAGGCTCTTGGAATGTTCTTAGTAGGAACTGACCAAATGCAAGCTGGAAAATACATTTCTGAGCACGATAGAAAAATCGCAAACAAACTGGCTTACGTAATGGCTGGTGGTGATTTATCTGAAGCTACTTTAGTATCTGAACAATATTTATTAGATATCGAACGTGAAGCTTTCTTGAGTTTATGTACGGAAAGAAAAACTCTGGAGCGTATTCAATATATGTTAACTAAAGGAAAACCGCTTAGAAATTAG
- a CDS encoding RtcB family protein — MKTQINGTEILELGFPEGKIIGIALKINSKRNGFTRDEMIAHYKNVLETPENYIDDKVFSKLAVALIEKSNEKPEDFIALNQNPNAYSAYGLDHIEDGARKQMEVAMKLPVTVAGALMPDTHQGYGLPIGGVLATKNAIIPYGVGVDIGCRMALSVYDIPEDFYFENEAKFKKELIKNSIFGAGHGFHGQYKSDHAVLENETFNMNPFVKNLKDKAWSQLGSSGGGNHFVEFGIMEFAQDDAVLNIPKGKYVALLTHSGSRGMGATIAGHYTKIAKEVCKLPEVAKNLAYLDMNTQLGQEYWMAMNLAGDYASACHEIIHNKMERALGATILAKVENHHNFAWKEIWNGEEVIVHRKGATPAGKGVMGIIPGSMTAPGFLVRGKGEENAINSASHGAGRQMSRTQAIKNITATEMKSILSDHGVTLIGAGLDEAPMAYKDIHQVMKAQEDLVDVVAKFTPKLVRMADDGSKED, encoded by the coding sequence ATGAAAACACAAATAAACGGTACAGAAATATTAGAATTAGGATTTCCGGAAGGAAAAATAATCGGGATTGCCTTAAAAATAAACAGCAAAAGAAACGGATTTACAAGAGACGAAATGATTGCTCATTACAAAAACGTCTTAGAAACTCCGGAGAATTATATAGACGATAAAGTGTTCAGCAAACTGGCGGTTGCTTTAATCGAAAAATCGAATGAAAAACCGGAAGATTTCATTGCTTTAAATCAAAATCCAAACGCGTATTCGGCTTACGGGCTGGATCATATCGAAGACGGAGCCAGAAAACAAATGGAAGTAGCTATGAAATTACCGGTTACCGTTGCCGGAGCTTTAATGCCCGACACGCATCAGGGTTACGGATTACCAATTGGCGGAGTTCTGGCCACAAAAAATGCCATTATTCCGTATGGTGTTGGAGTTGATATTGGGTGTAGAATGGCGTTGTCGGTTTATGATATCCCGGAAGATTTTTACTTTGAAAACGAAGCCAAATTCAAAAAAGAATTGATTAAGAATTCTATTTTTGGAGCGGGCCACGGATTTCACGGTCAGTACAAATCAGATCATGCGGTTTTGGAGAATGAGACTTTCAATATGAATCCGTTTGTGAAAAACTTAAAAGATAAAGCCTGGTCGCAATTAGGATCTTCGGGTGGTGGAAATCACTTTGTGGAATTCGGAATCATGGAGTTTGCTCAGGACGATGCTGTATTGAATATTCCAAAAGGAAAATATGTCGCTTTGTTAACGCATTCGGGTTCAAGAGGAATGGGAGCTACAATCGCCGGACATTATACTAAAATTGCAAAAGAGGTTTGTAAACTTCCGGAAGTGGCGAAAAACTTAGCCTATTTAGATATGAACACCCAACTGGGACAGGAATACTGGATGGCGATGAATTTGGCGGGAGATTATGCTTCGGCATGTCACGAGATTATCCATAACAAAATGGAACGTGCTTTAGGAGCGACGATTTTAGCCAAAGTCGAAAACCATCATAATTTTGCATGGAAAGAAATCTGGAACGGCGAAGAAGTGATCGTGCATAGAAAAGGAGCAACTCCGGCCGGAAAAGGCGTGATGGGAATCATTCCGGGAAGTATGACCGCACCGGGATTTTTGGTGAGAGGAAAAGGGGAGGAGAACGCGATCAATTCGGCTTCGCACGGAGCGGGAAGACAAATGAGCCGAACTCAGGCGATTAAAAACATTACAGCAACAGAGATGAAATCAATCCTGAGCGATCATGGCGTTACGCTTATCGGGGCAGGTCTGGACGAAGCGCCAATGGCTTATAAAGATATCCATCAGGTGATGAAAGCGCAGGAGGATTTAGTGGATGTAGTGGCTAAATTTACACCTAAATTAGTGAGAATGGCGGATGATGGGAGTAAGGAGGATTAG
- a CDS encoding TatD family hydrolase has translation MTYIDIGINLTNKQFQNDTDDVVQDALDADVSQMILTGTSIRNSEESAKMARQYPGVLYATAGIHPHDAKSFDAQSISKLRKLLELKHVVSVGECGLDFDRDFSPRNVQETCYKAQLELAIEVQKPLFLHERAAFTKFMDITKDYLPQLPKAVVHCFTGTLQEAKTYLDNGFYLGFTGAISDTKRFAHLKEVIQYVPLDRLMIETDAPFMLPKNVPNSLLKKYHERRCEPAFLPFVAGTIAQFKGITLAKVAEETTRNSKSFFGI, from the coding sequence ATGACATATATAGACATAGGTATTAACCTAACCAACAAACAATTCCAAAACGACACAGACGATGTCGTACAAGACGCACTCGATGCCGACGTATCGCAGATGATCCTCACGGGCACAAGCATACGAAACAGTGAAGAATCCGCTAAGATGGCGAGGCAGTACCCGGGCGTACTGTATGCGACAGCAGGAATACACCCGCATGATGCGAAGAGTTTCGATGCACAGAGTATTTCGAAACTTCGAAAACTATTAGAACTAAAACATGTAGTTTCGGTTGGCGAATGCGGACTCGATTTTGATCGTGACTTTTCGCCCAGAAATGTGCAGGAAACCTGTTATAAAGCCCAACTCGAATTGGCGATTGAAGTACAGAAACCTTTGTTTTTGCACGAAAGAGCAGCTTTTACAAAGTTTATGGATATTACCAAAGACTATTTACCGCAATTGCCCAAAGCCGTGGTCCATTGTTTTACGGGAACGCTGCAAGAAGCCAAAACCTATCTCGATAACGGATTTTATCTGGGTTTTACCGGAGCGATTTCTGATACCAAACGTTTCGCTCATTTAAAAGAAGTCATTCAATACGTACCGCTCGACCGCCTGATGATCGAAACCGATGCGCCGTTTATGCTTCCTAAAAATGTACCGAACAGCCTTTTGAAGAAATATCACGAACGCCGTTGCGAACCTGCTTTTCTGCCTTTTGTGGCCGGCACCATTGCACAGTTTAAAGGAATTACTTTAGCTAAAGTGGCGGAAGAAACGACACGAAATTCTAAAAGCTTTTTTGGGATTTAG